A window of the Henckelia pumila isolate YLH828 chromosome 3, ASM3356847v2, whole genome shotgun sequence genome harbors these coding sequences:
- the LOC140892132 gene encoding NADPH-dependent aldehyde reductase-like protein, chloroplastic: MATNAAADVPPLNGRVAIVTGASRGIGRAIVTHLRSLGAKVVINYVTSSTQADLLAAEFNSKSPSSTVAVAVKADVSIEADVHHLFDRAEKEFGTPAHIMVNCAGTLDSTFPTIANTTVEVWETTFNVNTKGSFLCCREASKRLARGGGGRIVLITSSLVGSLLPGYAAYAASKAAVETMTKIAAKELKGSGITVNCVAPGPVASDLFFAGKSEELVQRLVDACPMGRLGEPTDVAPLVGFLVSDGGAWVNGQIIRINGGSVV; encoded by the coding sequence ATGGCAACAAACGCCGCCGCCGATGTTCCGCCACTCAACGGCCGAGTAGCAATAGTAACCGGCGCTTCACGAGGAATCGGACGCGCAATCGTGACGCACCTCCGATCCCTTGGGGCTAAGGTCGTCATCAACTACGTTACCAGCTCAACCCAGGCGGATCTCTTAGCCGCAGAGTTCAACTCCAAATCTCCTTCGTCGACAGTCGCCGTCGCAGTCAAAGCCGACGTATCCATCGAAGCGGACGTCCACCACCTCTTCGATCGAGCAGAGAAAGAATTCGGCACACCGGCTCACATCATGGTGAACTGCGCCGGAACCTTAGATTCAACATTCCCAACCATAGCCAATACGACCGTCGAAGTCTGGGAAACGACATTCAACGTCAACACCAAAGGTTCGTTCCTCTGTTGCCGCGAGGCGTCGAAGCGGCTGGCCCGCGGCGGCGGGGGGAGGATAGTGTTGATCACGAGTTCGCTCGTGGGCTCACTGCTACCAGGGTACGCGGCGTACGCCGCCTCAAAAGCCGCCGTGGAGACGATGACGAAGATTGCGGCGAAGGAATTGAAGGGGAGTGGGATCACGGTGAACTGCGTGGCTCCTGGGCCGGTTGCTTCGGATCTTTTCTTTGCTGGTAAGAGCGAAGAACTGGTCCAGAGGTTGGTGGACGCTTGTCCCATGGGTCGATTGGGCGAGCCGACGGACGTGGCGCCGTTGGTCGGGTTTCTGGTGAGTGACGGTGGCGCGTGGGTTAACGGGCAAATCATTCGAATCAACGGCGGATCTGTAGTTTGA